A stretch of the Deltaproteobacteria bacterium genome encodes the following:
- a CDS encoding AI-2E family transporter: MEKGFISKLFFIVLIGMLILLFRLFWTYLSAIVLALLIASAFYPIYWRLRRLLKYREQTASLLMTLFILIILVVPVGGFVGTLSNEAFDFYVRTRNSVSLKKIQDGLLGDSQWARRIRKVGELSGIQFTPETIQGFAASLGKNVGLFLSRQLSYIASNLMSFLIHFFLMILVIYYIFKDGNRLKTYISELVPFPAEQQELVVKKFREMGRAIIFGNGLSGIIQGVLGGFGFFLFSLGSPFLWGTLIGIMAFLPVIGASIIFIPAALILLAQGKAGTALAYLIYNVFYSSIMEYLIKPRLIGKGMQMNPLLVFIGILGGLKLFGILGIIYGPLIMTIFLTLAEIYKLEYKKDLC; encoded by the coding sequence ATGGAAAAAGGCTTTATCTCCAAATTGTTTTTCATTGTCCTGATCGGCATGCTCATTCTGCTGTTTCGTCTATTCTGGACCTATCTCTCCGCAATCGTCCTGGCCTTACTCATCGCAAGCGCTTTTTATCCGATTTATTGGCGACTGCGCCGTTTGCTGAAATACAGGGAACAGACAGCCTCCCTTTTGATGACCCTGTTTATTCTCATCATCTTGGTAGTCCCTGTCGGGGGATTCGTGGGGACTCTGTCCAATGAGGCATTCGATTTTTATGTGCGAACGAGGAATTCTGTTTCATTAAAAAAAATCCAGGATGGTCTACTGGGGGATTCGCAGTGGGCCAGGAGGATCCGCAAAGTCGGCGAACTTTCCGGGATCCAATTTACACCGGAAACCATCCAGGGATTCGCCGCATCCCTTGGAAAAAATGTGGGCCTGTTCCTCTCCAGGCAGTTGAGTTATATCGCCTCAAATCTCATGAGCTTTCTCATTCATTTCTTTCTCATGATCCTTGTCATCTATTACATCTTCAAGGACGGCAATCGACTTAAGACCTATATCTCTGAACTCGTCCCCTTCCCTGCTGAACAACAGGAACTGGTGGTTAAAAAATTCCGCGAGATGGGCAGGGCGATAATCTTTGGAAACGGATTGTCCGGAATCATCCAGGGGGTTCTTGGGGGTTTCGGTTTTTTCCTGTTCTCCCTTGGATCCCCTTTCCTCTGGGGCACCCTGATCGGTATCATGGCCTTCCTGCCGGTCATCGGCGCCTCCATTATTTTTATCCCGGCCGCACTCATCCTGCTGGCCCAGGGAAAGGCGGGTACAGCCCTCGCCTACCTTATCTACAATGTGTTTTACAGTTCCATCATGGAATACCTCATTAAACCCAGGTTGATCGGAAAAGGAATGCAGATGAACCCCCTTCTGGTCTTCATCGGGATCCTGGGAGGACTGAAACTCTTCGGTATTCTTGGTATCATTTACGGCCCCTTGATCATGACGATTTTTCTTACACTGGCTGAGATCTACAAGCTCGAATACAAAAAGGACCTTTGCTGA
- a CDS encoding response regulator: protein MNPRKLIKGKMILIVDDEEDILQLLIDLLDVCKIDTASTFEQAKELLEKNYYDVAILDIMGVRGYDLLKIANERGIPALMLTAHALSKEDLKKSAEEGASFYAPKDEINKIDVFVADIIEAREKNKNIWARWYERLAGFCDRRFGVDWREQDREFWDNLIKY from the coding sequence ATGAATCCTCGTAAGCTTATCAAAGGGAAAATGATTCTGATCGTGGATGACGAAGAGGATATCCTCCAACTCTTGATTGATCTTCTGGATGTGTGCAAGATCGACACCGCATCCACTTTCGAACAGGCCAAGGAATTACTGGAAAAAAATTACTATGATGTGGCCATACTGGATATTATGGGGGTCAGAGGGTATGACCTGCTGAAAATCGCAAACGAGAGAGGGATACCCGCCCTCATGCTCACCGCCCATGCCCTTTCCAAGGAAGATCTCAAAAAATCCGCAGAAGAGGGCGCATCCTTTTATGCGCCAAAGGACGAAATCAATAAAATCGATGTCTTTGTCGCGGATATCATCGAAGCCCGGGAAAAGAACAAAAATATCTGGGCCCGATGGTATGAAAGACTCGCAGGATTCTGCGACAGGAGATTCGGGGTCGATTGGAGAGAGCAGGATCGCGAGTTCTGGGATAACCTCATCAAGTATTAG